One Sanguibacter sp. HDW7 DNA window includes the following coding sequences:
- a CDS encoding glycosyltransferase family 4 protein: protein MPTSPATSGPRALHVNDVAGVATTLVTTARARGLAWNLRRIPAGRGAPAPVVAARRALDLVRAVRPLARTDVAHLHYGVTGYYGWVTRRPVVLHLHGTDVRVDARSRWLGPVVRAAVRRADLVLVATPDLLDLARELRDDAVYLPNPVPDALFAPAAGTPDPAGAHRGTRVVLNMRWDDAKGGMSLVAAARTLAADGLDVVGLDWGAYATDARAAGVRLVPLQDAAGFRALLAGADLVVGQQRAGALGISDLEALALGRPLVAHVRGDEPVVRSDEGSLVDVVRATLAAGPDDSPAARAARTAWVRERHGADGVLDRLLALYATL, encoded by the coding sequence GTGCCCACCAGCCCCGCCACGTCCGGTCCGCGCGCGCTCCACGTCAACGACGTCGCGGGCGTCGCGACGACGCTCGTGACGACGGCCCGCGCACGCGGGCTCGCGTGGAACCTGCGACGCATCCCCGCGGGGCGCGGGGCGCCGGCGCCCGTCGTCGCGGCGCGCCGCGCGCTCGACCTCGTCCGGGCCGTCCGCCCGCTCGCGCGCACCGACGTCGCCCACCTCCACTACGGCGTCACCGGCTACTACGGCTGGGTGACCAGGCGACCCGTCGTCCTCCACCTCCACGGCACCGACGTGCGGGTCGACGCGCGCTCGCGCTGGCTCGGGCCCGTCGTGCGCGCGGCGGTCCGGCGCGCCGACCTCGTCCTCGTCGCGACGCCCGACCTCCTCGACCTCGCGCGTGAGCTGCGCGACGACGCCGTCTACCTGCCCAACCCCGTGCCCGACGCGCTCTTCGCCCCCGCTGCGGGGACGCCCGATCCCGCGGGGGCGCACCGCGGCACGCGCGTCGTGCTCAACATGCGCTGGGACGACGCCAAGGGTGGGATGTCGCTCGTCGCGGCTGCGCGCACGCTCGCGGCCGACGGCCTCGACGTCGTCGGCCTCGACTGGGGCGCGTACGCGACCGACGCTCGCGCGGCGGGGGTTCGGCTCGTCCCGCTGCAGGACGCGGCCGGGTTCCGTGCCCTGCTCGCGGGGGCCGACCTCGTCGTCGGGCAGCAGCGCGCGGGAGCGCTCGGCATCTCCGACCTCGAGGCCCTGGCGCTCGGGCGACCGCTCGTCGCGCACGTGCGCGGGGACGAGCCCGTCGTGCGTTCGGACGAGGGGTCGCTCGTCGACGTCGTCCGCGCGACGCTCGCCGCGGGACCCGACGACTCCCCCGCGGCGCGTGCCGCGCGGACGGCGTGGGTGCGCGAACGCCACGGGGCCGACGGCGTGCTCGACCGCCTGCTCGCGCTCTACGCGACGCTCTGA